In Lacerta agilis isolate rLacAgi1 chromosome 8, rLacAgi1.pri, whole genome shotgun sequence, one genomic interval encodes:
- the EXOC3L1 gene encoding LOW QUALITY PROTEIN: exocyst complex component 3-like protein (The sequence of the model RefSeq protein was modified relative to this genomic sequence to represent the inferred CDS: inserted 4 bases in 4 codons; deleted 2 bases in 1 codon), producing the protein MHIYQSCSVLLNLHSLRIKLSSVFSVSSALLFLHPECICSVTEQAPESLEVVSLTETAIAGSASSAQPSPKLXDLCTAAESMGMSAEEDDSTRSKDREWPEVEKAXKLARGAALKWASGVFYRPDKLEGLEEYRIREIQRNXFHPSRIKSTVQSYLEGVSTGLEQLHTATADVRHVRQALRNIHQSLASSTDSFQSLQRLREXALEHAQLGSVAQTLPQLFSVHKLLSETFDLLQSHHLLEAHTGFMDLESLRDSILFQLHHHNLLNPSHLASVESYFRGLLELNDALAQHLWHVVAHSTRLVSEDPSLFVSTLRIIEREESIDAALLLRSQLPSGFLPPGRPKCWRQKFFQVIQDTIVASHFQAMPSNAQGQHLTQHLESLQSSILAELCVVKDLMAQCCPPHYNIVAAFAAMYHQGLAKHLHHILTRELEKQEVFTLLQWALHVYPSSEMMNHPSLLPEVDITVLGPLLPVDTVDYLEGTYVGKVQASFAQWMQKTLEMEFKEWFSEEEPESDYQGCFQTSLPMIVMKMLDENIRVASLISDTLQQKLCSMALEELEVFLGSLYEDLVGFGKEHQREPATSKCYVPYLLSTLNNCQALSTSIAALCEGRSTPSEASKMSSTLHVALDKAQKKACQLLLEEMLADLQPPFAQMPSRQWLSGESQVLSSICEVVDMHMKLFCRTHKPISMHLLSETERLVMSQYVRALLQKRLVCRNAEERSRMARQMMQDASQLKELFCSLGLEENEQTLRVIADLQELVSLKDPSMLSLEVLGFVTKYPDISEDHVSMLLHLRGDISKEIHNNVLEIMVQNPQVLPENYHPVFSNIFVPAPEPPFCLGKSKCA; encoded by the exons ATGCATATATACCAGAGTTGTTCCGTGCTGCTTAATCTGCATTCCCTAAGAATTAAACTTTCAAGTGTATTTTCTGTTTCCTCCGCCCTCCTGTTCCTACATCCTGAGTGTATCTGCAGTGTTACAGAACAAGCCCCTGAG AGCCTGGAAGTAGTATCACTGACGGAAACTGCTATTGCtggctctgcttcctctgctcagCCCAGCCCTAAGC TGGACCTGTGCACTGCAGCTGAATCTATGGGCATGTCTGCAGAGGAGGACGATTCCACCAGATCCAAAG ACCGGGAATGGCCAGAAGTGGAGAAGG GAAAATTAGCAAGAGGAGCTGCCTTAAAATGGGCATCTGGGGTCTTTTACCGACCTGACAAATTGGAGGGCCTTGAGGAGTATCGGATCCGAGAGATACAACGCA AGTTCCATCCATCCCGTATAAAG TCAACTGTGCAGTCCTACCTAGAGGGTGTGAGCACAGGCCTGGAGCAGTTGCACACAGCCACTGCAGATGTTCGACATGTGCGGCAAGCATTGAGAAACATACACCAGTCCTTGGCATCCAGCACCGACTCTTTTCAGAGTCTGCAGCGACTACGGG TGGCACTGGAACATGCCCAGCTGGGTTCAGTTGCCCAGACATTGCCCCAACTTTTCTCAG TACACAAACTCCTTTCCGAGACCTTTGACCTCCTGCAGAGTCACCACCTTCTGGAAGCCCACACAGGATTCATGGACCTAGAGAGTTTACGGGACAGCATCCTGTTCCAGCTGCATCACCACAACCTACTCAACCCCTCACACCTGGCCAGTGTAGAGTCCTACTTCAGGGGCCTCCTGGAACTAAATGATGCCCTTGCCCAGCACCTGTGGCACGTTGTGGCCCACAGCACAAGACTGGTGTCTGAGGACCCCTCCCTCTTTGTCTCCACGCTACGCATTATTGAGCGTGAGGAGAGCATTGATGCTGCCCTGCTGCTGAGGTCTCAGCTTCCTTCTGGCTTCCTCCCGCCAGGGCGCCCCAAGTGCTGGAGGCAGAAGTTCTTCCAGGTTATACAGGACACCATAGTCGCTTCCCACTTCCAGGCCATGCCAAGCAATGCCCAAGGCCAGCACCTCACTCAGCATTTGGAGTCCTTGCAGAGCAGCATCCTGGCCGAACTGTGTGTCGTGAAAGACCTGATGGCCCAGTGCTGCCCGCCTCACTACAATATCGTCGCAGCCTTTGCTGCCATGTATCATCAAGGCCTTGCCAAACACCTGCATCACATCCTCACTCGGGAGCTGGAGAAGCAGGAGGTCTTTACTCTTCTCCAGTGGGCACTCCATGTCTACCCAAG CTCAGAAATGATGAACCACCCAAGCCTTCTACCTGAAGTGGACATCACAGTCTTGGGTCCTCTGCTTCCTGTGGATACAGTAGACTATTTGGAGGGAACCTATGTGGGGAAAGTACAG GCCAGCTTTGCTCAGTGGATGCAGAAGACGCTGGAGATGGAGTTTAAAGAGTGGTTCAGTGAAGAGGAGCCCGAATCAGACTATCAAGGCTGCTTCCAGACCAGCCTTCCCATGATTGTCATGAAG ATGCTGGATGAAAATATCCGAGTGGCATCCCTCATCTCAGATACTCTGCAGCAGAAGTTGTGCAGCATGGCCCTGGAGGAGCTTGAGGTCTTTCTGGGCAG CCTGTATGAAGACCTGGTGGGATTTGGCAAGGAGCATCAACGAGAGCCTGCAACCTCCAAGTGCTATGTGCCTTACTTGCTATCAACCCTCAACAACTGCCAGGCTCTCAG CACCTCCATTGCAGCCCTGTGTGAAGGCAGATCAACACCCTCGGAGGCCAGCAAGATGTCATCAACCCTTCATGTTGCCCTGGACAAAGCCCAGAAGAAGGCATGCCAACTGCTGCTGGAGGAGATGCTGGCAGATCTGCAG CCTCCGTTTGCCCAGATGCCCTCCCGTCAATGGCTGTCTGGTGAATCCCAGGTGCTGAGCAGCATATGCGAGGTGGTGGACATGCACATGAAATTATTCTGCAGAACTCATAAGCCAATCAGCATG CACCTCCTGTCAGAGACTGAGCGCTTGGTCATGAGCCAGTACGTGAGGGCTCTCTTGCAGAAAAGGCTAGTGTGCCGGAATGCTGAGGAGAGAAGCCGGATGGCCAGGCAAATGATGCAAGACGCCTCCCAGCTGAAGGAGCTCTTTTGCAGCCTG GGCCTGGAGGAGAATGAACAGACTCTCAGAGTGATTGCTGACCTGCAGGAGCTCGTCAGTCTCAAGGACCCCTCCATGCTGAGCCTGGAAGTACTGGGATTTGTGACAAAATATCCTGATATCAG CGAAGACCACGTTTCCATGCTCCTCCACTTGCGTGGCGACATCTCTAAAGAAATCCACAACAACGTGCTGGAGATCATGGTGCAGAATCCTCAAGTACTGCCTGAGAACTATCATCCTGTTTTTAGCAACATTTTTGTTCCAGCTCCGGAGCCACCCTTCTGCCTTGGGAAGTCCAAATGTGCCTGA
- the LOC117051936 gene encoding leukotriene B4 receptor 1-like — protein MMYGNNTVTEVLWVKASLLPSLFLGACFLVGMPGNGLVVWTVLTKFPQRSFTINVILNLALADLMVMLTAPFWIYYFLNSWVFGNVMCRLLIYLVYLTVYASIFFITLMSLHRFAVVVFPFASQMWRRPRVVCRMLLAVWLLAGVFACPTLVSASIKNKIGECTDDMYFSDEHRLAVNILETLFAFVIPFSVLSICYSCMMRRIRTLKRRKEMKTGKLVAAVVGAFFLCWLPYHILNLIIISALLLKYAQPEKAKALLETTEALTNLHGSVCFLSSCLNPILYAFAARSFRGGLREINFAKLFAKMQEDTEEKLTREGTPSVEAL, from the coding sequence ATGATGTATGGGAACAACACGGTGACAGAGGTGTTGTGGGTGAAGGCCAGCTTGCTTCCAAGCCTCTTCCTTGGGGCTTGCTTCTTGGTTGGCATGCCTGGGAATGGTCTTGTGGTCTGGACAGTTCTTACTAAGTTCCCCCAGCGTTCATTCACCATTAATGTCATCTTGAACTTGGCCTTGGCTGACTTAATGGTCATGTTGACAGCACCATTCTGGATCTACTATTTTCTCAACAGCTGGGTCTTTGGAAATGTCATGTGCAGACTTCTCATCTACCTTGTCTACTTAACTGTGTATGCCAGCATCTTCTTCATCACCCTGATGAGCCTGCACCGCTTTGCTGTCGTGGTCTTTCCGTTCGCCTCCCAAATGTGGCGGAGGCCACGTGTGGTGTGCAGGATGTTGCTGGCAGTTTGGTTGTTGGCAGGTGTCTTTGCATGCCCAACTCTGGTATCTGCATCGATCAAGAACAAGATTGGAGAGTGTACAGATGACATGTATTTCTCGGATGAGCACCGCCTTGCAGTCAACATTCTGGAGACCTTATTTGCCTTCGTGATCCCGTTTTCTGTTCTGTCCATTTGCTACTCCTGCATGATGAGAAGGATTCGGACACTGAAGCGCCGCAAGGAAATGAAAACTGGGAAGCTGGTTGCAGCTGTGGTGGGTGCCTTCTTTCTGTGTTGGCTGCCTTACCACATCTTAAATCTCATCATAATCTCTGCATTGTTGCTGAAATATGCTCAACCGGAGAAGGCAAAGGCTTTGCTAGAGACAACTGAAGCGCTAACAAACCTTCATGGGTCTGTATGCTTTTTAAGCAGTTGCCTGAACCCCATTCTCTATGCTTTTGCTGCCCGGAGCTTCCGTGGGGGACTACGAGAGATCAATTTTGCCAAGTTATTTGCCAAAATGCAGGAAGACACAGAGGAAAAACTTACTAGAGAAGGTACTCCTTCAGTGGAGGCTCTGTAA
- the LOC117051935 gene encoding leukotriene B4 receptor 1-like, whose protein sequence is MALLNITDTHLNNMVTEVSWVKASLLPSLFLGACFLVGMPGNGLVVWTVLTKFPQRSFTIMLILNLALADLMVMLTAPFWIYYFLNSWVFGDVMWRLLLYLVYLTVYASIFFITLMSLHRFAVVVFPFTSQMWRRPRVVCRTLLAVWLLAGVFACPTLISASSLNKVGECTDELYFSDEHRLVVNILETLFAFVIPFSVLSICYSCMMRRIRTLKRRKEMKTGKLVAAVVGAFFVCCLPYHILNLIIISALLLKYAQPEKAKALLETTEALTNLHGSVAFLSSCLNPILYAFAARSFRGGLRETNFVKLFGKMHEDTEDKSIKDTTVSIQVL, encoded by the coding sequence ATGGCTCTTCTCAACATCACAGACACACACTTGAACAACATGGTGACAGAGGTGTCGTGGGTGAAGGCCAGCTTGCTTCCAAGCCTCTTCCTCGGGGCTTGCTTCCTGGTTGGCATGCCTGGGAATGGTCTTGTGGTCTGGACAGTTCTTACTAAGTTCCCCCAGCGCTCATTCACCATTATGCTCATCTTGAACTTGGCCTTGGCTGACTTAATGGTCATGTTGACAGCACCATTTTGGATCTACTATTTTCTCAACAGCTGGGTCTTTGGAGATGTCATGTGGAGACTTCTCCTCTACCTCGTCTACTTAACTGTGTATGCCAGCATCTTCTTCATCACCCTGATGAGCCTGCACCGCTTTGCTGTCGTGGTCTTTCCGTTCACTTCCCAAATGTGGCGGAGGCCACGTGTGGTGTGCAGAACTTTGCTGGCAGTTTGGTTGTTGGCAGGTGTCTTTGCATGCCCAACTTTGATATCTGCATCAAGCCTGAACAAGGTTGGAGAATGTACAGATGAACTATATTTCTCAGATGAGCATCGCCTTGTGGTCAACATTCTGGAGACCTTATTTGCCTTCGTGATCCCGTTTTCTGTTCTGTCCATTTGCTACTCCTGCATGATGAGAAGGATTCGGACACTGAAGCGCCGCAAGGAAATGAAAACTGGGAAGCTGGTTGCAGCTGTGGTGGGTGCCTTCTTTGTGTGCTGTCTTCCTTACCACATCTTAAATCTCATCATAATCTCTGCATTGTTGCTGAAATATGCTCAACCGGAGAAGGCAAAGGCTTTGCTAGAGACAACTGAAGCCCTAACAAACCTTCATGGGTCTGTagcctttttaagcagctgcCTGAACCCCATTCTCTATGCTTTTGCTGCCCGGAGCTTCCGTGGGGGACTACGAGAGACAAATTTTGTCAAGTTATTTGGCAAAATGCATGAAGACACTGAGGATAAATCTATTAAAGACACTACTGTTTCAATACAGGTTCTGTAA
- the LOC117051937 gene encoding leukotriene B4 receptor 1-like codes for MALNSSTEAGLNSTGMDTFWVQHTLLPNLILSVCFLTGIPGNSFVLWIILTKFPRRSFTIALILNLATADLMALLTVPFWIYDFTTSWDLGEASCKLLVYFNYLTMYASIFLITLMSLHRFAVVVLPVASKRCQRPHVVYRTLVAVWLLAVAFASPTLIFTSSQNVEGDCSDDVYGAQWQQIVDNVVETLFSFVIPFAVISICYSCVARKVRTLKFHQKMKTKKLIIAVVGGFFVCWLPYHIFSLLTVCALLLQSTFPGVAKTLDHADKVVSNIHWAVAFLSSTVNPILYAFAARSFRGELRGTSFAKLFFKLHEDTDETSANTTTTKR; via the coding sequence ATGGCTCTCAATAGTTCTACCGAAGCTGGATTGAACAGCACAGGGATGGACACTTTCTGGGTGCAGCACACTTTGCTTCCAAACCTGATTCTTAGTGTTTGCTTCCTGACTGGCATACCTGGGAATAGCTTTGTGCTCTGGATCATCCTAACCAAGTTTCCCCGGAGATCATTCACCATTGCGCTCATCCTGAACTTAGCCACGGCTGACTTAATGGCATTGCTCACAGTGCCATTTTGGATTTATGACTTTACAACCAGCTGGGACTTGGGAGAGGCTTCTTGCAAGCTCCTTGTGTACTTTAACTATTTAACTATGTACGCCAGTATCTTTTTAATCACCTTGATGAGCCTGCATCGCTTTGCTGTGGTGGTTCTTCCAGTTGCTTCCAAAAGGTGTCAGAGACCACATGTGGTATACAGAACATTAGTGGCAGTTTGGTTGTTAGCAGTTGCCTTTGCATCTCCAACTCTGATATTCACATCAAGCCAGAATGTGGAAGGAGATTGCTCAGATGATGTGTATGGTGCCCAATGGCAGCAGATTGTGGACAATGTGGTGGAGACTTTGTTCAGCTTTGTGATCCCCTTTGCTGTGATCTCCATCTGCTATTCCTGCGTGGCAAGGAAGGTTCGGACTCTGAAATTCCATCAGAAGATGAAGACCAAGAAGCTGATTATTGCTGTGGTTGGGGGCTTCTTTGTGTGCTGGCTCCCTTACCACATATTCAGCCTCCTCACAGTCTGTGCACTGTTGCTGCAAAGCACCTTCCCGGGTGTAGCAAAAACTTTGGATCATGCCGACAAGGTTGTCTCAAACATTCACTGGGCTGTAGCCTTTTTAAGCAGCACTGTCAACCCCATCCTGTATGCCTTTGCTGCACGAAGTTTCCGTGGGGAGCTACGGGGGACCAGTTTTGCCAAGTTATTTTTCAAGCTGCATGAAGACACTGATGAAACATCTGCTAACACTACAACCACCAAAAGGTAG